In Chryseobacterium gleum, a single genomic region encodes these proteins:
- a CDS encoding tetratricopeptide repeat protein: MNPVDLELVKLKRQWQKVVSKNEEKPMLICLGEKHETDLFDGFIKSKLSEDEEGDDVFLLHYQEFNGMNSFGQTLLDEWAEFYEMLKKSEENIPEWELRQPDENFKTDAYKAFYPLLELKKNFPSIKDSSIFIYIAPLRISDAEELSLWVKEWCAICEKSGNKDIKLVWAEHHHYRTLSNISSAHSFRVEVDIHQLMQNTAAHTNRKKNSPDTDFQQQILIASNHLSKERFKEAEYALKKAVKLAKEQKNKQGEISAYFMLTQAYTADKKKDKAEDTYQTIFEEIESDTPLEVQMYMNYGSHLLGNSKKSRAQNAFEKAAETARKIGEYAMAIECYRIIGTLNDTVLTKDKMIRYFEKCLDVAKLMDSSAREQSSLRFVASMLILKYEGDTDKKTLLDNEMKSYFGDDWKVNVERPKAG; encoded by the coding sequence ATGAATCCGGTAGATTTGGAGTTGGTGAAATTAAAAAGGCAATGGCAGAAAGTTGTTTCAAAGAATGAAGAAAAACCCATGCTGATCTGTTTGGGAGAAAAACATGAAACCGATCTTTTTGACGGCTTTATCAAGTCGAAACTTTCTGAAGATGAAGAAGGAGATGATGTTTTTTTACTTCATTATCAGGAATTTAACGGAATGAATTCTTTTGGGCAGACCTTATTGGATGAATGGGCAGAATTCTATGAAATGCTCAAGAAAAGTGAAGAAAATATTCCCGAATGGGAACTCAGACAACCTGACGAAAACTTTAAAACAGATGCATACAAAGCCTTTTATCCTTTACTGGAACTAAAGAAAAACTTCCCCAGTATCAAGGATTCCAGCATCTTCATTTATATAGCTCCGTTAAGGATTAGCGATGCAGAAGAGCTTTCTTTGTGGGTAAAAGAATGGTGCGCGATCTGCGAAAAGTCGGGGAATAAAGATATTAAACTGGTCTGGGCAGAACATCACCATTACAGGACTCTGTCAAATATCTCCTCAGCGCATAGTTTCAGGGTAGAAGTAGATATTCATCAGTTAATGCAGAATACTGCTGCCCATACCAACCGTAAAAAGAACAGTCCGGATACAGATTTTCAGCAGCAGATCCTTATCGCGAGTAACCATTTAAGTAAAGAAAGGTTCAAAGAAGCGGAATATGCACTGAAAAAAGCAGTGAAGCTTGCCAAAGAGCAAAAGAATAAACAGGGAGAAATTTCTGCCTATTTTATGCTTACCCAAGCTTATACGGCAGATAAAAAAAAGGATAAAGCAGAAGACACCTACCAAACCATATTTGAAGAAATAGAGTCGGATACTCCGCTGGAAGTTCAGATGTATATGAACTATGGAAGCCATTTATTAGGAAATTCCAAAAAATCCAGGGCACAGAACGCATTTGAAAAAGCGGCAGAAACGGCTCGGAAAATTGGAGAATATGCAATGGCTATTGAGTGTTACAGAATCATCGGAACATTGAATGATACGGTTCTGACAAAAGATAAAATGATCAGGTATTTTGAAAAATGCCTTGATGTAGCAAAACTGATGGATTCTTCAGCAAGAGAACAGAGCAGTCTGAGGTTTGTGGCCTCTATGCTTATTCTTAAATATGAAGGTGATACGGATAAAAAAACATTACTGGATAACGAAATGAAGAGCTATTTTGGTGATGACTGGAAAGTGAATGTGGAAAGACCGAAAGCAGGCTAA
- a CDS encoding RHS repeat-associated core domain-containing protein — protein MADLNKKTVKPIKVAKPDMNPDRSWKVNADVTSVSWDKTTQGWKNGMKNNFDSLNPVSMAKSMAGGDSGQPAKSSGGGGGSAVTAEKAAPESKVKLIKVNTPSMPSTAIQHTSKHFDIVLAIDIHWTLIPPPPSFMLIPLPLPHPFIGIVFDIMDYITITIPIPQFARNLMPSLPESIPMGGSIYVHGRHKATTTTSVMGVLIPFRHITSLIPVYIIPFPQEAPHEGEVYYGSQTVLAQGSKMSGNQPQQVLTCMGFPFGMTMLPAMPDKPKKNPLAYFAFYNNFSSMYIQINTGGPVLVGGAFVPHVYTPGEMLMRLAGMFLMRSLTKKIGKLGANGLKKLNNSVLKKAPFNKFKFANALSKKLCHWGFEPVNFATGAMVFEWDDFVIQGSTPLIWKNIWHSDRPYDFGPLGNGIFNNHDLFILPEEDNKFAGWMHPDENIAMLIPAPEIGGEMTYFRDQKIWQYRPSSSIWVVRKGTDIYTYQRFHHISEGTIYKVIRIEYGDGTIREYEYEDRNIVLKSIKDVKSGCSIETIIHPEYKKVTEVYYCYKKQRDLQVRYDYDERGNLTHVWDIHKKAIVFDYDGENHVVRRTNRNGMSYQWEYDKKGRVIHTKGTDGYMEGQLHYHDEEAYTEVIYPKQNNKTEEYHYDENFLVYKKVDGEGGETWYDYTIHNELKMMGTPEGRVHGYTYDEMGNIKIFHTPDGEEYHYQYNEFGQVTARFSPSGASEIWHYDEDGKLLSYTDPTEETITYEYPDGERFPERSIKRDIVTHYGYNERNQLIQLINSAGAEQYWKYDAYGRLLIFSPKPLNRTLWNRDKMGRVIEMSEQGQLPLKLRYDAYDLPVYATDGRAEWLMSYTPMGSLKRQVRRNVQTHKKEETLVFGYDAYENLMSITNEKGEIYSFERNNNNDIIGETGFDGQKKFFMRDKDGLVTQRRTPHGNNIFYEYDLAGRITQTHYPDGTWEAYQYDTSGLLIRADNESSSVIFQRNKLGLVTSEQQGEHSIQYEYDNHGNLVSLKSSLGAEIDYSYNDFDQLITVAAASQNSDLPWKMNLEISRNGQMHSREMTGGVESTFEFDHIGMPVSQKVIVNKNNTTFHKDYNWNAGSRLLHILDRVTGGRTRFDYDAFGSLVAAEYSNGEVQYKNPDETGCLYESVRRTDRIYDKGGKLMRDKNWFYHYDEEGNLLLKSKRPINNIKPERNEKQEDFHPYYKPIASDWLNHPKMFDGTDLPNIHTDLSEEIRNPEWESGDWAYSWNANGLLGTVKRPDGKEVTFEYDALGRRISKITKNKVTRFVWDANVLLHEWSYNTEEFPITYINEAGELESENEITENLTTWVYERGALFPCAKIINGERFGIISDYIGRPIQSHNDKGELIWKAEFDIYGNLRDHTGELYFIPFRQLGQYADQEVEGLYYNRWRYYDSSSGMYISKDPIGLLGNNDTLYAFVSDSNTWVDIFGLHNDPVNFLQELVRDAHSTLGDAKGFSVTAVGTDGKGNYYVSSSKKYVPRQIKEWAKEMGVTVIQSKADNVHAEEALVNAKKGINEIEPSTKICIDCEHHMNNNNVKFEEGTTGKFSKNRQEGGKYHIPEGKYQPKYN, from the coding sequence ATGGCAGATCTGAATAAAAAAACAGTAAAACCCATAAAGGTAGCAAAACCTGATATGAATCCGGACCGCTCCTGGAAGGTAAATGCAGACGTTACTTCGGTAAGCTGGGATAAAACCACACAGGGATGGAAAAACGGAATGAAAAATAATTTCGATTCACTGAATCCTGTCTCCATGGCTAAATCCATGGCGGGCGGGGACTCTGGACAGCCGGCGAAAAGCAGTGGTGGAGGTGGTGGCAGCGCTGTGACTGCAGAAAAAGCAGCCCCGGAAAGCAAAGTGAAGCTGATAAAGGTTAATACTCCTTCAATGCCTTCCACAGCCATTCAGCATACAAGTAAGCATTTTGATATTGTACTGGCGATTGATATCCACTGGACGCTCATTCCGCCGCCGCCTTCATTTATGCTGATTCCATTACCGCTGCCACATCCGTTTATCGGGATTGTTTTTGATATTATGGATTACATTACCATCACGATTCCGATTCCGCAATTTGCAAGAAACCTGATGCCGTCGCTTCCGGAAAGCATTCCGATGGGAGGTTCAATATATGTTCACGGAAGACACAAAGCAACTACGACTACAAGTGTGATGGGAGTTTTAATTCCATTCAGACATATCACTTCTTTGATTCCTGTTTATATTATTCCTTTTCCTCAGGAAGCTCCACACGAAGGAGAGGTTTATTATGGCTCGCAGACTGTTCTGGCACAGGGAAGTAAAATGAGCGGAAACCAGCCTCAGCAGGTACTTACCTGTATGGGATTCCCTTTCGGAATGACCATGCTGCCTGCAATGCCTGATAAACCAAAGAAAAATCCTCTGGCTTATTTTGCTTTCTACAATAATTTTTCAAGTATGTATATCCAGATCAATACGGGCGGGCCTGTATTGGTGGGAGGTGCTTTTGTACCGCATGTTTATACTCCGGGAGAGATGCTGATGCGTCTTGCAGGGATGTTTTTAATGAGAAGCTTAACCAAGAAAATAGGAAAACTGGGAGCTAACGGTTTAAAAAAACTTAATAACAGTGTTCTTAAAAAGGCGCCGTTCAATAAATTCAAATTTGCCAATGCATTATCCAAGAAATTGTGTCATTGGGGATTTGAACCTGTGAATTTTGCAACCGGTGCCATGGTTTTCGAATGGGATGATTTTGTAATTCAGGGCAGTACACCTTTAATCTGGAAAAATATCTGGCACAGCGACCGGCCTTATGACTTTGGTCCGCTTGGAAACGGTATTTTCAATAATCATGATCTGTTTATTCTACCTGAGGAAGATAATAAGTTTGCCGGATGGATGCATCCGGACGAAAATATAGCAATGCTGATTCCTGCTCCTGAAATAGGCGGGGAGATGACGTATTTCAGAGATCAGAAGATATGGCAGTACAGGCCAAGCAGCAGCATCTGGGTGGTCCGTAAAGGAACTGATATCTATACCTACCAACGTTTCCATCATATTTCGGAAGGAACTATATATAAAGTAATCCGTATTGAATATGGTGACGGAACCATCAGGGAATATGAATATGAAGACCGGAATATTGTCCTTAAAAGTATAAAAGATGTTAAAAGTGGCTGTAGTATAGAAACCATTATTCATCCGGAGTATAAAAAAGTAACAGAAGTTTACTATTGTTATAAAAAGCAGAGAGATCTGCAGGTTCGTTATGATTATGATGAGCGGGGTAATCTTACCCATGTCTGGGATATTCATAAAAAGGCCATTGTGTTTGATTATGATGGAGAAAACCATGTGGTAAGAAGAACCAACCGTAACGGAATGAGCTATCAGTGGGAATATGACAAAAAAGGAAGGGTAATCCATACCAAAGGTACGGATGGATATATGGAAGGTCAGCTTCATTATCATGATGAGGAAGCTTACACAGAAGTTATCTATCCAAAACAAAATAATAAAACAGAGGAGTATCATTACGATGAAAACTTTCTGGTTTATAAAAAAGTAGATGGAGAAGGAGGTGAAACCTGGTATGACTACACTATACACAACGAACTGAAGATGATGGGAACGCCGGAAGGACGTGTTCACGGGTATACTTATGATGAAATGGGTAATATTAAAATCTTCCATACTCCGGATGGCGAAGAATATCATTACCAGTACAATGAATTTGGACAGGTTACGGCCCGTTTTTCCCCATCGGGAGCTTCAGAAATATGGCATTATGATGAAGATGGTAAATTGTTAAGCTATACCGATCCCACAGAAGAAACTATCACCTATGAATATCCTGACGGAGAGAGATTTCCTGAAAGAAGCATAAAAAGAGATATTGTTACTCATTACGGATATAATGAAAGAAACCAGCTTATTCAGCTTATCAATAGTGCCGGAGCAGAACAGTACTGGAAATATGATGCCTATGGAAGACTGCTGATTTTTAGTCCGAAACCTTTGAACAGAACTCTTTGGAACAGAGATAAAATGGGAAGGGTTATAGAAATGTCCGAACAGGGACAATTGCCGTTAAAACTCCGTTATGATGCCTATGATCTTCCTGTATATGCTACGGACGGGCGTGCCGAATGGCTCATGAGCTATACCCCGATGGGAAGCCTGAAGCGTCAGGTTCGCCGGAATGTGCAGACCCATAAAAAAGAAGAAACATTAGTCTTTGGATATGATGCCTATGAAAATTTAATGAGCATTACCAATGAAAAAGGCGAGATTTATTCTTTCGAAAGAAATAATAACAATGACATCATTGGCGAAACAGGTTTTGACGGCCAGAAGAAATTCTTTATGAGAGATAAAGACGGACTTGTTACCCAAAGAAGAACACCTCACGGAAATAATATTTTTTATGAGTATGATCTGGCAGGGAGAATAACACAGACCCATTATCCGGACGGAACCTGGGAAGCCTATCAGTATGACACATCAGGACTATTGATAAGGGCAGATAATGAAAGCAGCAGCGTCATTTTCCAGAGAAATAAACTGGGGCTGGTTACCAGCGAGCAGCAAGGTGAGCACTCCATACAGTATGAGTATGATAATCATGGTAATCTGGTCAGTTTAAAGAGCAGTTTGGGAGCAGAAATTGATTATTCCTATAATGATTTTGATCAGCTTATAACAGTAGCAGCAGCCAGTCAAAATTCAGATCTGCCCTGGAAAATGAATCTGGAAATAAGCCGTAACGGACAAATGCATTCCCGCGAAATGACCGGAGGTGTGGAAAGCACCTTTGAATTTGATCATATTGGAATGCCGGTAAGCCAGAAAGTTATTGTTAATAAAAACAATACCACGTTCCATAAAGATTACAACTGGAATGCAGGAAGCCGCCTGTTACATATATTGGACAGAGTTACCGGTGGAAGGACCAGATTTGACTATGATGCTTTCGGAAGTCTGGTGGCAGCAGAATATTCCAATGGTGAAGTACAGTATAAAAATCCTGATGAAACCGGTTGTCTATATGAAAGCGTAAGACGAACTGACCGTATTTATGATAAAGGCGGAAAGCTGATGCGGGATAAAAACTGGTTCTATCATTATGATGAAGAAGGAAATCTGCTTTTAAAAAGTAAACGGCCTATCAATAACATCAAGCCGGAACGTAATGAAAAACAAGAAGATTTTCATCCTTATTACAAGCCCATAGCTTCAGATTGGCTGAACCATCCGAAAATGTTTGACGGAACCGATTTACCCAATATACATACAGACCTTTCAGAAGAAATCCGGAATCCGGAATGGGAATCCGGAGATTGGGCCTATTCCTGGAATGCCAACGGGTTGCTGGGCACAGTAAAACGTCCAGATGGAAAAGAGGTGACTTTTGAATATGATGCGCTTGGACGCAGAATTTCAAAAATTACAAAAAATAAAGTGACCCGGTTTGTGTGGGATGCTAATGTTCTTTTGCATGAGTGGAGTTACAACACTGAAGAATTTCCTATAACATACATCAATGAAGCTGGTGAACTGGAATCAGAAAATGAAATAACCGAGAATCTTACCACGTGGGTGTATGAGAGAGGAGCACTTTTCCCTTGCGCAAAAATTATAAATGGAGAACGCTTCGGCATCATTTCAGATTATATTGGAAGGCCAATACAGTCACATAATGATAAAGGAGAGTTAATCTGGAAAGCTGAGTTTGATATCTATGGAAACCTCAGAGACCATACAGGAGAACTTTATTTTATTCCATTCCGGCAGCTTGGCCAGTATGCAGATCAGGAAGTTGAAGGACTTTATTATAACAGATGGAGATATTATGATTCTTCTTCTGGAATGTACATATCAAAAGATCCTATCGGATTATTGGGTAATAATGATACCCTGTATGCTTTTGTTAGCGACAGTAATACCTGGGTAGATATTTTTGGTCTGCATAATGATCCTGTTAACTTTTTACAGGAGCTGGTGAGAGATGCACACAGTACACTTGGTGATGCCAAAGGATTTAGTGTTACAGCGGTAGGAACTGACGGGAAGGGGAACTACTACGTTTCTTCAAGTAAGAAATATGTGCCAAGGCAGATAAAAGAATGGGCTAAAGAAATGGGAGTCACTGTGATACAAAGTAAAGCAGATAATGTTCACGCTGAAGAAGCTTTGGTGAATGCTAAAAAAGGAATTAATGAAATTGAGCCAAGTACAAAAATTTGTATTGATTGTGAGCATCACATGAACAATAATAATGTTAAATTTGAAGAAGGTACAACAGGTAAGTTTAGTAAAAATAGACAGGAAGGAGGGAAATACCATATTCCTGAAGGAAAATATCAACCAAAATATAATTAA
- a CDS encoding fimbrial biogenesis chaperone, whose protein sequence is MSRSYIIFLFSLFLLCTKTKAQTGVSVSPPRLYFESDAGKSTTQKVTVTNVSAKNSLDMAVSLGDWEYNGTGENKMSPANTLSTSCASWVTIKNEDTYFTLGPGERKDIDVTITPPNVLTDQLLAHTAVLYVSQMNPVNDVDNKGANIKVSIRSGIKLFHKLTAKATKKIEIQNLTLAQSKKDLTLLFENQGNIWADGKIQTELTNTENGNKVSLDQIIFYTMPGNKREVNIPLPAKLSKGKYTASVMIDYGDNNNLELAELNFTYE, encoded by the coding sequence ATGAGCCGTTCCTACATCATCTTTTTATTTTCTTTATTTCTTTTGTGCACTAAGACTAAGGCTCAGACGGGAGTATCTGTATCTCCTCCAAGACTTTATTTCGAATCTGACGCAGGAAAAAGTACCACCCAAAAAGTAACGGTAACGAATGTAAGTGCAAAAAATTCTCTTGACATGGCTGTCAGCCTGGGAGACTGGGAGTACAACGGAACAGGAGAAAACAAAATGTCTCCTGCCAATACACTGTCTACATCCTGCGCAAGCTGGGTGACTATAAAAAATGAAGACACTTATTTTACCTTAGGTCCGGGGGAAAGAAAAGATATTGATGTAACTATTACTCCACCTAATGTATTAACGGATCAGCTGTTAGCTCATACTGCTGTCCTTTATGTCAGCCAGATGAATCCTGTGAATGATGTGGACAATAAAGGAGCCAATATAAAAGTAAGCATCCGTTCAGGAATTAAACTTTTCCATAAATTGACGGCCAAAGCCACTAAAAAAATTGAAATCCAGAATCTTACATTAGCCCAGTCAAAAAAAGACCTTACTCTTTTATTTGAAAATCAGGGTAATATCTGGGCAGACGGAAAAATACAGACAGAGCTTACCAACACAGAAAACGGTAATAAGGTATCACTTGACCAGATTATTTTCTATACCATGCCGGGAAACAAGAGAGAGGTAAATATTCCGCTTCCTGCAAAACTTTCGAAGGGAAAATATACTGCATCGGTAATGATTGATTATGGTGACAACAATAACCTGGAGTTGGCGGAACTGAATTTTACCTATGAATAA
- a CDS encoding helix-turn-helix domain-containing protein, which translates to MIEDITLEIENIPYFIKGGHIAFLGPQKQIVFGETKRGEVYLITFSSSFYERSAKDSMFLNSRLFFNYDSDVFIAPFENIKEMNIVFMGRMHSFQHKDESLYISAAHNAIERLILDAFLHIPAETLKKDVKLDYLHYVNRFKILLQRDYKKAKKVSYYANELNITPRKLTEMTEYVLGKSAKHIIIEKLINECKKSLSFSGYNISETAYELGFSDEGNFSNFIKKHTGKNPSEMK; encoded by the coding sequence ATGATAGAAGACATCACATTGGAAATAGAAAACATTCCGTACTTCATAAAAGGTGGCCATATTGCATTTTTAGGACCTCAGAAACAGATTGTATTTGGTGAAACCAAACGTGGCGAAGTTTATCTTATCACATTTTCTTCCAGTTTTTATGAAAGATCTGCAAAAGACAGTATGTTTCTCAATTCAAGACTTTTTTTTAATTATGATTCTGATGTTTTCATAGCACCTTTCGAAAATATAAAAGAAATGAATATTGTTTTTATGGGAAGAATGCACAGTTTTCAGCATAAAGACGAAAGTCTTTATATTTCAGCGGCTCATAATGCTATTGAAAGACTGATTCTGGATGCATTTCTCCATATTCCTGCAGAAACACTGAAAAAAGATGTAAAACTTGATTACCTCCATTACGTCAACCGGTTTAAAATCCTTTTGCAGCGTGACTACAAAAAAGCCAAGAAGGTTTCCTACTACGCCAATGAGCTGAATATCACCCCAAGAAAATTAACGGAGATGACTGAATATGTTCTGGGAAAAAGTGCTAAACATATTATTATTGAAAAACTCATTAATGAATGTAAAAAATCGCTTAGCTTCTCCGGATACAATATTTCTGAAACCGCTTATGAGCTGGGATTCAGTGATGAAGGAAATTTTAGTAATTTTATTAAAAAACATACAGGAAAAAATCCCTCAGAAATGAAATAA
- a CDS encoding bacteriocin-like protein, whose product MKNSKKITREQLKSINGGALSCSEACCPPPGIKRCPWVVCVAPCEILS is encoded by the coding sequence ATGAAAAATTCTAAAAAAATCACAAGAGAACAGTTGAAAAGTATCAACGGAGGAGCTTTAAGCTGCTCCGAAGCATGCTGCCCGCCACCAGGGATCAAAAGATGTCCATGGGTAGTCTGTGTAGCACCATGTGAGATATTAAGTTAA
- a CDS encoding bacteriocin-like protein → MKNLKKIERQELKTIKGGIDCRGGQLCLIGGKWQCMPYDGCGGGNQP, encoded by the coding sequence ATGAAAAATTTAAAGAAAATCGAAAGACAGGAATTGAAAACAATTAAAGGAGGTATTGACTGCAGAGGTGGCCAGTTATGCTTAATTGGTGGTAAATGGCAATGTATGCCATACGACGGATGCGGCGGTGGAAACCAGCCTTAA
- a CDS encoding alpha/beta fold hydrolase codes for MIIVLSATCMVSAQKVKPSESGYAPVNGIKVYYEVYGNGKPLVLLHGAFMTIDMNWGELIPELSKTRKVIAVELQGHGHTPFSERKLSHAVLASDVTKIMDYLKIDKADVAGYSFGGEVAYQLAIQSPERLNNLVIISSTYKSSGWLPEVNKAFEGMKPDLFTNSPLHTAYTAVAPDKTKWTKFLEQMMASAGKPFDLGDDNISKIPVPVLIIAGDNDGLDKTELSKTYKLLGGGVSADMGAMPKSQLAIVPGQSHVTVMMQTATILSYLNNFLK; via the coding sequence ATGATAATTGTTTTGTCCGCTACATGTATGGTATCCGCACAAAAAGTAAAACCATCGGAAAGCGGTTATGCGCCCGTTAACGGTATCAAGGTGTATTATGAAGTATATGGTAATGGAAAGCCTCTTGTACTGCTGCATGGTGCTTTTATGACCATTGATATGAATTGGGGAGAGCTGATTCCTGAACTGTCTAAAACCAGAAAAGTAATTGCCGTTGAACTTCAGGGACATGGACACACGCCGTTCTCGGAACGTAAATTATCACACGCTGTTCTGGCCAGTGATGTTACAAAGATAATGGATTACCTGAAAATTGATAAGGCTGATGTGGCAGGGTATAGTTTTGGTGGGGAAGTAGCTTACCAGCTGGCAATACAAAGCCCGGAAAGATTAAATAATCTGGTAATTATTTCATCAACCTATAAAAGCAGCGGCTGGCTGCCGGAAGTCAATAAAGCATTTGAAGGAATGAAACCTGATCTCTTTACAAACAGTCCCTTGCATACCGCCTATACCGCTGTAGCACCCGATAAAACAAAATGGACAAAATTCCTGGAGCAGATGATGGCCTCAGCCGGAAAACCTTTTGATCTGGGGGATGATAATATTTCTAAAATTCCGGTACCCGTTTTAATCATTGCTGGTGATAACGATGGACTGGATAAAACCGAGCTTTCAAAAACCTATAAGTTATTAGGAGGCGGAGTTTCTGCTGATATGGGAGCTATGCCGAAATCTCAACTGGCAATTGTTCCGGGGCAAAGCCATGTCACTGTGATGATGCAGACCGCAACAATTCTGAGCTATCTGAATAATTTTTTAAAATAG
- a CDS encoding VOC family protein, giving the protein MMNPKFQAGINIAIKIPKSKYEKTVAFYKDILKLEVEEKPISNPTVSRTHEVQFGNNVIWLDCVDNYTHSETWLQLTVPDVEAATQYLRSNGVETCDEIESLPENMHWITDPAGTVFNLQQHQEI; this is encoded by the coding sequence ATGATGAATCCAAAATTTCAGGCAGGAATTAATATCGCCATAAAAATTCCTAAAAGTAAATATGAAAAAACCGTTGCTTTTTATAAAGATATTTTAAAACTGGAAGTAGAGGAAAAGCCGATTAGTAATCCTACCGTTTCAAGGACTCATGAAGTACAGTTCGGGAATAATGTGATCTGGTTAGACTGTGTAGACAATTACACCCACTCTGAAACCTGGTTACAGCTTACGGTTCCTGATGTAGAAGCAGCAACACAATATTTACGGTCAAACGGAGTGGAAACCTGTGATGAAATTGAGTCGCTCCCTGAAAATATGCATTGGATTACTGATCCGGCAGGAACGGTTTTTAATTTACAGCAACATCAGGAAATTTGA
- a CDS encoding Lrp/AsnC family transcriptional regulator: MEQLDDKDLQLLRLLQKNAKLTVKELAKEVNLSASPVFERVKRLEQEGFVKRYAAVLDAEKLNRGFTVFCQIKLKIHDRSVGYDFVKEILEIEEVAECYNISGDFDFLLKVQVRDMKHYQDFVFNKLGSVDSIGSTHSTFVMAEVKNNHGLTI, encoded by the coding sequence GTGGAACAACTCGATGATAAGGATTTACAGCTGCTCAGGCTGCTCCAGAAAAATGCCAAACTGACCGTAAAAGAACTTGCTAAGGAAGTAAACCTCTCTGCTTCTCCGGTTTTTGAACGGGTAAAAAGGCTGGAACAGGAAGGCTTCGTTAAAAGATATGCTGCCGTTCTTGATGCAGAAAAGCTCAACCGTGGTTTTACCGTTTTCTGTCAGATCAAGCTGAAAATTCATGACAGATCAGTCGGCTATGATTTTGTAAAAGAAATCCTGGAAATAGAAGAAGTTGCCGAATGCTATAATATTTCGGGGGATTTTGATTTTCTTCTGAAGGTGCAGGTAAGAGATATGAAGCATTATCAGGATTTTGTATTCAATAAACTGGGCTCTGTAGATTCTATAGGAAGCACCCACAGCACTTTTGTGATGGCTGAAGTAAAAAACAACCATGGATTGACAATATAA